The region GATGGATGCGGTGAAGTTTGTTCCCAAGGAACTGATCGAAACCACCCTCACCCTCGGCGGCCGCAGCCGCCAGGTGCTGGTGCAGGTGGTGGCCCGTTACAGCCTGCCCAGCATCCTCGACACCCTGCGCATCAACATCGCCACCTCCTGGAACCTGGTGGTGGTGGCCGAACTGGTGGCGGCCGAAGTGGGTCTGGGCAAACGGATTCAGCTGGCCCAGCGCTTCTTCCGCACCGATCAGATCTTCGCCGAACTTATCGTGCTGGGGTTGATCGGCTTCGCCATCGACATGGGCTTCCGTCTGCTGCTGCGCCTCAGCTGCCGCTGGGCGGTCTGAACCATGGAACTGCTGGTTCAGAACCTCTGCAAACAGTTCGGCGACAAAGCCGTTCTCGAGGACATCAACTTCTCGATGCAATCCGGTGAATTCATCACCTTAGTCGGCAGTTCCGGCTGCGGCAAGAGCACCCTGCTCCGGCTGATCGCCGGCCTGGATCACCCCAGCGGGGGCCGGATCCACGTCGATGGATCCCCCGTTGAAGGGCCCGGCCCCGACCGGGGCATGGTGTTTCAGAAATACAGCCTCTACCCCTGGCTGACTGCCGCCGACAACGTCGCCTTCGGCATGCGGCTACAGGGCATGACGTCGGCTGACGTGCGTAATCGCACCGCCTATTTCCTCGAGGTGGTGGGTCTGCAGGATGCAGCCACCAAACTGCCGAGGGAACTCTCCGGCGGCATGCAGCAACGGGTGGCTATCGCCCGCGCCCTGGCCACCAACCCCAGCGTGCTGCTGCTGGATGAACCCTTCGGTGCTTTGGACCTGCAGATCCGCGAAACAATGCAGGAGTTTCTGCTCCAGCTTTGGCAACGCACCGGCCTGACAGTGCTGCTGATCACCCACGACGTGGAGGAAGCCCTGGTGCTGGCTCAACGCGTGCACGTACTGGCACCGAACCCGGGCCGGATCATCCGCTCGCTCGAGGTGACCCTGAACAAAAGCGATTTAGATCAGCTGCGCCTCAGCGCTGAGTTCCTGCAGCTGCGCCGCAGTCTGGCCACCAGCCTGCGGCAGCTGGAACCAACCATCGGGTGATGACGGCTCCGCAACGGTTTCTGCCGGCCCAGGCCTATACCGATCCGGAGTTGTATCGCTGGGACTGCAGCGGTTACGCCCAGCGCTACTGGCATCCCCTGGTCGCTGGATCGGCCCTGCCGGCCGGCCACAGCCTGGCTCTAACCCTGCTGAATCAGCCCCTTCTGCTCACCCGAGCCGAGGACGGACTCCCCCGCGCCTTTCTCAACCGCTGCCCCCACCGCGGCGTGGCCTTCCAGCACGAACGCGATGGAGCAACCGCCTGCCGTCGCCTGATCTGCCCGTACCACGGCTGGACCTACAGCCTGGTAGGGGAGCTGCTGGCCGCGGCGCGCGAGCAGGGCTTCGATCACCCCTTCCATCGCCAGGACTGGCCGCTCCCTTCCCTGCCTTGCCGCGAGGATGGCCCCTTGATCTGGGTCGCACTCACCCAGGCGGTGACGCCCCTGGAGCAGCAGCTCGACCTGGTGCATCAACGGGTGGCGGACCTCTGGACCCAGCCCCTGGATCAGGTGCGGATCCTGCAGCGCACCCTGTACTGCAACTGGAAGATCGCCCACGACAACACCCTGGACGACTACCACGTCGCCGTGGCCCATCCAACGACTCTGCACCGCGAACAGGGGCCGGTGCGCGATTACGCCCACCACACCACAGCCCTGGTGAACCTGCTGGTGACCCCCCACGCCGATGGCGGTTGCTTTCACACCTTTGGCCTGCCGCCCTGGCTACATCTGATCACCTGGCCGGACGGCCGTCTGGCGTTGTTGGAGTTTCTGCCCCTCAGCCTCGACAGCTGCTGCATGCAGTTGCGGCTGTTCGCTCCCAACGCAGCCAGCGGCGAACCGCCGACGGATGCGGCCAACAAAGCCTGGTTGAAAGAGCTGCTGGCCTTTTTGGAAGAGGACCAGACCCTGGTCGAATCCGCTCAGCGCGGCTACCGCAGTGGACTCGTGCCCGGTCCACCCCACGGGCTCGAGCAACGGATCATCCATTGGCAGGAGATCTACCGACAGGTGCTGCCCAAAGCGCTGGCCCAATCGCTCAGCTGATCGCGCCCAGCCGGATCACCCGGTTCGAATCCGCCATTCATACCGGAATCGGTGAGCGCAGCTCAGCATGCAGCG is a window of Synechococcus sp. A15-24 DNA encoding:
- a CDS encoding SRPBCC family protein, yielding MTAPQRFLPAQAYTDPELYRWDCSGYAQRYWHPLVAGSALPAGHSLALTLLNQPLLLTRAEDGLPRAFLNRCPHRGVAFQHERDGATACRRLICPYHGWTYSLVGELLAAAREQGFDHPFHRQDWPLPSLPCREDGPLIWVALTQAVTPLEQQLDLVHQRVADLWTQPLDQVRILQRTLYCNWKIAHDNTLDDYHVAVAHPTTLHREQGPVRDYAHHTTALVNLLVTPHADGGCFHTFGLPPWLHLITWPDGRLALLEFLPLSLDSCCMQLRLFAPNAASGEPPTDAANKAWLKELLAFLEEDQTLVESAQRGYRSGLVPGPPHGLEQRIIHWQEIYRQVLPKALAQSLS
- a CDS encoding ABC transporter ATP-binding protein; the encoded protein is MELLVQNLCKQFGDKAVLEDINFSMQSGEFITLVGSSGCGKSTLLRLIAGLDHPSGGRIHVDGSPVEGPGPDRGMVFQKYSLYPWLTAADNVAFGMRLQGMTSADVRNRTAYFLEVVGLQDAATKLPRELSGGMQQRVAIARALATNPSVLLLDEPFGALDLQIRETMQEFLLQLWQRTGLTVLLITHDVEEALVLAQRVHVLAPNPGRIIRSLEVTLNKSDLDQLRLSAEFLQLRRSLATSLRQLEPTIG